The sequence below is a genomic window from Tachysurus vachellii isolate PV-2020 chromosome 2, HZAU_Pvac_v1, whole genome shotgun sequence.
AATACAAGATACAGTATGCCAGACATTTTATGATAACCAAACTTGCTTCacccattttatattttacatctaATTGACCATAGAGATATCAGTTGTGCAGACTTCATCCTATTTGTCAAATAAAATGAGTCTTTGTATCCATAATTAAGCAATTAAGCAGTGCACAAATGTACTCTGGATGTAAGTCTGCAGTAAATTAATGCACTACATGTAACTAAGGGACTTTGGTCATTTCCATACTACCTTAATTGAAGCCTAACCTATGACTCGACACTGATTTGACCAAAATACTGATATAAAAACAGgtgttgtttattatatatggaacataaaaacaacaggTAACACGGATACATCAATTTATGTGAAAGTGACTGAAGAGAAAGTGTCCTCATGTGGGCCAGCAGTTCAGAGCAGGATCTTTGTGTTCAAACCATAGTAGAAAAGTTGATTATTATTGTGCATCAGGAGGGTTTAGGGATGTCGAACATACACAAGCCCTTGTATTTGTGTAACAGCTGATTCTTGGTGCGAACTTGATCTCTCAGGGTGTGAAGTTTGTTCTGCTGCACCTCAGAGCTGAGGTCGATACCAGGCATGGCCAAGATCTGTTCACGTGTGTCCTGGATCCTCTGCCTTAACTTGTTGATCTCAGTGTGTACATCCTGGTTGTCTTTGTCCATGCTGTCGGCACAAAACAACAGTTTagatacatttacaacatttagcagacacccttatccagagtgaccaAGGCCAAAATCCCAATTTTATACAAAATCCtcaattttatacaattgagggttaagagcctcgctcaggggcccagcaataaCAACTtggcctgggattcaaactcatgaccttctgatcagtagtccaacaccttaaccactaagctaccacatccctgtttAGCATTAAcctatatacaaatacaaatgaatgTCAGAGAACACAAACGATGACGACAGAGAATTGATATGATGATCAGACAACAGTGTAAGAAGCAGGATGTCTGAGTGTAAACATCACAGAGACGCTAACGTTAGCGAGCTTTAAAACAACCCATTATTTCCACCGTCACCGACTCCCTACTCGGATTAAACACTACGTATGATATCGTACGAAATGTGGAAACTCATACCATTTGATAATGTCGTGTATAAGCGGCAAAAACGAGTAATCTTCTGTATCGTCTACCACCGACACGGGAGTCGCCATGTTTGAACGACTATAACCACACCCATTTCCTTTGACGTAATAAACACGCTCTGCTAAATCAACCAGCCTATTAGCCTGGCGTTAAAGATGACGTCATACGACGGCTtatattgctttaaaaaaaatacaaacgatgacaaaatatgaataaaatattatattaaggTTTTAATTGTCTTCCCCGAATTTGTCCCttgaactttaaattaaataaaatctacaaaaataaacatgttcaaGTGGAATCTATGATGTCAATTTTACTAAATGACATTTTACTAAAGTTTCACATGAATTCAAGCAAATTTGACCTGTGAACCATTAAACTTTCATGTGTTTAAAGGATAAATAATATAACAGTTTAATGTACACCATTCCACAGTCTAATGTACACCGTCCCACAGTCTAATGTACACCGTCCCACAGTCTAATGTACACCCTTCCACAGTCTAAGGTGCACCGTCCCTCAGTTTAATGTACACCGTCCCACAGTCTAATGTACACCGTCCCTCAGTCTAATGTACACCATCCCTCAGTCTAATGTACACCGTCCCTCAGTCTAATGTACACCGTCCCTCAGTCTAAATGTACACCGTACCACAGTCTAATGTACACCGTCCCTCAGTCTAATGTACACAGTCCCACAGTCTAATGTACACCGTACCACAGTCTAATGTACACCGTCCCTCAGTCTAATGTGCACCGTCCCTAAGTCTAATGTACACGGTCCCACAGTCTAATGTACACCGTCCCACAGTCTAATGTACACCGTCCCTCAGTCTAATGTATACCGTCCCACAGTCTAATGCACACTATCCCACAGCATCAATGTACACCATCCCTCAGTCTAATGTACACTGTCCCACAGTCTAATGTACACCGTTCCTCAGTCTAATGTATACCGTCCAACAGTCTAATGCACACTATCCCACAGCATCAATGTACACCATCCCTCAGTCTAATGTACACTGTCCCACAGTCTAATGTGCACCGTCCCTCAGTCTTATGTACACCGTCCCACAGTCTAATGTGCACCTTCCCACAGCATTAATGTACTCCGTCCCACAGCATCAATGTACACCGTCCCACAGCATCAATGTACACCGTCCCACAGCATCAATGTACACCATCCCACAGAATCAATGTACACCATCCCACAGTCTAATGTACACCGTCGCACAGTCTAATGTACACTGTCCCACAGTCTAAACTCATCTCCACAGATCAGACATAATGTGACATCTAATTAAATGTCTTCTACACTGAGGACACTGAAATCTGTGGATTTCAGGTTGAATCGATTGCAGATGGTGTTGAAGGCCAAAGTGCTACAAAACTTTTGAACAGAAGACAGAAAACAgtcatttcagaaaaaaataataaactcatCAGACATGAACACTATCTAAAAAGTGTTTTTACACCCGATTGCACTCATTTCAAAGTTGTAGCTAAAAAGTTTTAGAAAGTTGTGGGGAAAAGTTGTGGAATAAACCTACTTTGTTCTTTGTGCTTGCTTTGAGAACATTTAGATTGATCAGTAACCGTGGGTAAGGATTAGGAACAGGCTATCGTGTTCTTTCCTTCAGAACAGCTATCATTACGTACAGATTATCATCTTGGGTTTCTATTTGAATAAAGTTAAGTCTCTGAATACACAATGCACTGATGGTGCCTGTCTGTCATTGCACTAGAGgtttgttcatatttatatcCTTGTAGTCTTTATCTTCAAGCCTTTTCATGAATTCTGTAGCAGAACTGACTCCGTGTCAGAAAAggtagagaaaaaaatgagaacaTAAGAAGGTGGATGCAGTCATACAGACAAGATAAATGAGTGGGGAACCTTAAACAAATTAGAGCTGCTGATGAGTGTATTTTAGATTTGTGATTACACTATTTGCTGTAGTTTGCGTAATGGTGTGCAGTGCAtatataacatacagtacagacctTTTCCAGGTGACCTGATCAGAACAGGGTGAATggtctgttattattattattattattattattattattattattattattcctcataCACACCAAACCAATTCTCACAACAATCCCATGCTGTTCAGTATGATGTGATATGAGCCCATATCAGTTTCAGTATTTGAAACACATACTGGTCACGTTGGTCACATGGAATAGAACATTTATGAAGTGATTTTAATTACATTGTGTATTACATTTCAGTAGTGTCATTTCTTTAGGACACACTTAGTAAAGCATGAAAATGTAATAGAGGAATGAAGTTCaaattcaagttcaagttcaactttatttgtatagcacatttacaaacagccacatggctgaccaaagtgcttcacagtgcgtttcacatacacacacatacacttaagaatacacacatgcacaaagtagttcacgaaactaaaataagaattcttaaaaaaaatatatatgtatatatgtaaatatatataaaaatcaataaataataaataaaataaccagtgtaaaagaaggtgagataaataaaaccataaaccggatataaacagacataaacccctgggcaaatcatgaaaaggctagagaaaataagtgggtctttagcatggactGAAAACTAGATATGGTGGGTGCCGTCCTAATCTCTAGtggcagggagttccatagtctaggacCGGCCACAGAAAAAGCTCGCTCACCTCTACGCTTGAGCCGTACACGAGGAACCACCaacatggcctggtcagatgagCGAAGACTTCTAATTGGAAAATAGGGATGAAGGAgttcagataaatagagaggagcggtattatggagagacttatagacaaagagtagaatcttaaaatctattctctgcgaaatcggcagccagtgtagagatttaagaatgggagtgatgtgttcatgtttgcgacagctagagagaaatctggcagcagcattttgacgCATGGAGACGCGTAATCTGAGTTTTAGATATATCCTTAGATGTACCAAAGGAACATATAATGTACACAGGTGTTTATATATACAGAAGGCTCTAAAATACACTGGGACAGTAGGATAATGatgacacatttatatataaaacattatagtGAAGGATTCATTATATCATTACTTGTGACAGCTTTTAATTTCAGAGTAAACTACAGATAAGCAAttctggagaaaaaataaaagccatATATGTTAGATCAGGTCTGACACTAAAGCCATTGCATTAAGGCTTCTTTATGGCACCTCGGCCATTAGGTAGATTGCACATATGATCATGATACCTCTTTGTCATAATACCTCTGTGTATACTGATAAAATAATACATGTCCTGTTATTAATACACAACCCTTTTCCTTCCAGGAATGAGTCAGttaaacagaaaagcaaaaaacaaaaacaaagtgatttgattaaaaataaaaaacattacttAAAGTCAAATTTCAGCTAATTAAGTTTTGTCTGGAAGGCTATatacatatctctctctctctctctctctctctctctctctctctctatacatatatatatatatatatatatatatatatatatatatatatatatatatatatatatatatatatatatatatatatatatatatggctgtGGTCTTTTTTATCAGGAGAATTAGCCCGGCAAAAAAGCAAAATTGGTTCAGGAATGATTTGAGGAGCATAACAACAAAGTGTTgatttggcctccaaattccccagatctcaatccaatcgagcatctgtgggatgtactgtacaaacaagtctgatccagaGGCCCCACcttaaattgttaaattgtttGCAAGCAGCGACAAGGCTAGCATAACagcattttacagcattttatttaatatgtatagAAAGAATCTCAATTGACATCATTTGCATGGGTCCTTTGTAATAGTAGAatgttttgtcttattaaattcaagaaagaaaaagagaatctGATGACAATTGACTGATAAGTATTGCGATAATGTACAGTGATTTCACATTCAATGTACTTTATACTAATAAATCTACTTTTATTCCCTTTTATTATGTCTCAACACCAACAGTTTTATCACTGTATTGATATATTTACTTGTGACACattatgtttgtttggtttgattaaatgttatttacaatAGAATTGTCCTGTGTTATAAATGGTTCTCTCAGCACAGTAggtttgtgtacagtatgtctcaATATAATGTACAGGTTCAACAACACTTTCGATCTTGCTTAATGtagattattttttcttaccTTAATTCTGATTCATAATCATCTGATTTATGATCAATAACAGATACACTCTGTTTTCCCCTAAAGCACAtggatccacacacacacgcacacacacacacacacacacacacacacacacacacaacacacacacacacacacacacacacacacaatgtgggaGAATTATGCACATATTCTCACCTTTTTTGTATGTCatgaaattattttgtttgatggtagaccaaaaaaaacaaaaataaagatgaatcAAAAAGTTGCTGTAAATTAGccataaaacatacatttaaaaacagaactcTCCACAACATACAAAAGATTAGAGAGTGGTTTAATTGGAATGCATCATTTAACCTTTTCCCTGACCTCAAACTGAGCATAGCAAACATTgtgcatacaaaaaaaaatgaataaaacttaaAGCTTACtcaaaaatcataaataacatttagacAAAATTCATATCTCCTTCTTGACTGATTCTTTTAGCAAATAAGAGTATAAATGCgccccaccaacacacacagctgcaggcATTATTCCAAATGCACATTAACACTTCCATTagatattaatcattaataaatctCCATCTTGGTTGTTTTTCCAACTCAGTGTAAATTTATGATGAGGAGACAAAGACAAGAAGAACTGTGGCTGGACtcttatattatgttataaaacTGTCATCAAGGGATATACTGACACCATTTGATTTCAGCTGAGGAATTGTGGCCCATCAGCAACACATGTTCTGTTTGATGTGTCATTAGGAAACCACTAGTTGATATATGTACCTGTGAGCGTAAATGATTTACGGGTAATAGCTGTTATTGTGGTGGTGATGGATTTACTGGCACTGTATGTagtttttatacacacacatccagtgatgtgtgatgtacacAGCCTGAGGATTTAAGGTGTGCTCTACTTTCCATTGCGTTGTCCTGAAAAAGTGTAAAATCATTGTTCAATTTATGCTCCTAGAAATAATGATTAGTTACAGATTAGTTCAGTCAATttcaattgcacacacacacacacacacacaaaattaagtcctaaaagtaaacaaggtgaacacaatcaaacaaatgagccaaaaaatattacacttcttcatttaattattgaacaaaaatgatccagcattacagatctgtgacttgcaaaagtatgtTTGCCTTCAGTGtcagtttttttgtctttagttGATTGTATTCCTTTTCTGATACAACAGACTGTTACATGTTttgcttttggagtgatctttgttggttgaACACTTCTGTGGATGTAGCAATggtcttaaatttcctccatttgtacTCATGACTATGAGTCCAAATTCTtttttgtaaccttttccagCCTGATGAGCAACAATAACACTTTTTCTGAAGTCTTCGGAAAACTCCATTGTTTTTGCAATGATccccttccacaaacacacgtcATGAACATCAGACCTTGAGATATCTCTGTACGTTAAATACAATAGGACACTCATTGAGACCTGGTTGTCATCtcattgactgaaatcagatAGAATCAGATTTTACCTTGGAATTAGGTACTAAACCTAGagtttcacatacttttgcctctaacagatatataatattggaacatttgcctgaataaaaatttaacaatacatttgtctgatctgtttgattgggttcactttgtctgcttttgggacttctggggaaaatctgatgatgttttgagTCACAAATATATGCAGAAATCtagaaatttctaaagggttcacaaactttcaagtataaaaaccttaataaataaaatatataaatataaattagtttttatttacttattcttTTTGCCTGCTGTGTCTTCTTTACTGACCTGTTTACATTAGatttctgttgtgtgtgttttgagaatAATAGCCTGATGTTATTTGGACTGTGCTGTGCATCTGTCCATTAGTTGCTTTTTTCCAGATGCTCAGACAACAAACAcattctgtatatatatgtgtggtttgggagaggaagaggagacaGGCTGAGACAAAAATAGTGCTTTTTTGTTTGCGAGACGTCTTACAAAACATCCAGTATATGTATCCATTCATCTCTTTACCCGTCTCTATGTAGCAAAACATTCTGTTGTCAACAGTTTTGGAGCAAATACTTTGAAATCATAATTTCTCCAACTGATTTAAAATAGCTCAGAAAGCTGAGaaagaaaaactattttagGAAAGGTCACATAGCTGTGACCCTGACCCTGTTTTGGATAAATTCCAAAACCTTATCAATGTGTCTGCTGGCCACAGTGATAATACCATATAGCTGATGCACTCACCTCCGTTTGTACTGACAGACATGCAGCTCTGTGTGGTAAGACTCCCGGTGGTGGATTATGTGTCTACTtccacacagaatggtgcaagaatTCTGTGCAAGTTTCTTATTACTACTCATGTCTAGTGGAGTTTGTAAAGTGACCTGTGGAACGCTCAACTCTTTATTATTGCCAGAGtaaccatgcaaatctcaaatcgGTTCTCCCTAAATTCCATTAGCATACAGACTTTGCGACAAGAGGGACGAACATGCTGGATCTTGGACCAGAGAATCCAGTTTCAGAGCAGGTGACAAGGTGGCCCCAAGAACAGCAAGGTCAAAACTGTTCCAGGCCATCAGGGAGACAAACCTTTTACATGCCCAGAGAACTCACAGACATTTCAAAGACACCCAGGGTCTGTAGCAGCAGTGGCAaaactagagttttatacattGGGTGGCCAGGGGGTGACCAAGGCAACTTTAGGGAGTCCACAGACTATGACACAAATTACCCTAACAAGGAGCATGGATGAATCCCATAATTGCTCATTAGAGGTAGAATATATCTCTcataatctattttataatttataagcGTCATATGACTTCTTTTGATAGctgaaatgagatgtcaatcagcatcaaacttccaatgctatcaaataaaaattcggggtggcacctggggtggccaatcagatgtcaggggtgttcagtgccaccccggacacccctctggctccATCACTGTGTAGCAGGGCATCCCAGCGATCATTAACTACTTGACAACTTCACCTGCCTGCAACAGTGACACCTACTTTCCAGATGCAATGaagaccacacctcctccaAATGACCAGGTTCTATGTGAGAAAAACAATGCAGAGTTAACCTACTGACGGCTGCGGGACCTGACAATGCACAGCTGGTTATATAAAAAGGGAAAACAGTTTATCATTTTGTTGTACCATAAAGTCATTACCTTGTTACAAGAAAAGCTCAATTTTTCTGAAACAGCTAGTTATTCCTGTACGTTGATTCTTATACAGAAACAGTGCAGTGCAgtcatctgtctttctgtcgTGTACAGATACGATTtagaatataaaaaaactaatacAATATCAGCACTATGTTATTATAGCAATTCAAATTCTCCAAACAAATGTATGCTAGCTCGAAAAACTACTGATCAGTAACTCTTGAGTTAAATTCCAAGGCAATTACACAACTCCACTTGACTATGTACAGTTGttaaaaggacattatttataattgcaCATTGATGTCATCCAATacgatatatgtatataaagccTCTACTGTTTGTTGTGCTTATGGTGACCTTTACACAAACCTTCCACTGCTCCATGTTAAACCTTAGTGGGTGgctgagacagagaaagtgacATCAGGTTGCCAAAGAAACAAGTAATAGTGTGTTGAGCTGTTACAGATGAAAATGTAATTGCCACATCACCTGCTACTTCATGTTTAAATCAATCTTTTTTAATAGGAATTTTGATCTTTGTATgataacagtaaaataaagtatGATATAACCATAAATGACATCCCCATGCTGCTATGCATTTGCTATGTTTTCTTTTGGTTACAACCCTTAATAGAATAATGCTACATGCAGTGGCAAAACCCATtaagaaggagagagagctgTGTGGAGCATGTTTAAAGCGATGACTCACATTGGCGTATTAGCGTCTGTATCTTGTGTACGTCAGAGACGCCAGCTCAACCGATTCTCCTCCATTTAGACAAAAATAGAGAACCttgtaaaaaaacaactgtcTGTAAAAGCACTTAGCAAACTTATTGGTGTGCTGAATGTAAAACAATTGGTTTTAATTAACAAAGATTTCACCTGTATCTGTCTAATTAGTGTTAGTATTTATAGACCAATCTGGCTTTATTCTGAATTTCTACACTAACATTTTTTCAGATTTCCTCCAATTGTTTCAATGGATAAAAAGTAGTTATTAAACACTTCAATAAGATTTTGATCATTGACAagatagtgttttattttaaaactccTGATTTATTTGAAAACTCTTAAGAGTCAGTCAGAATATAACAGACTATTACCATTCCACTGATTTCcatgaatatataaaaagtcACACTCCCCGGTCTGATAGGATGTCTGATCACTATCTCAGAACAATTCAAATGTATCTTAActttttaattaatcatttcaaTTTcactttcatataaaaaaaacacaaaggtttGACTGTAAACGACATAAAACAAACTAGCAGTCATCCAAATTGCATGGAAGGAAAGTTTTCTTAATTATGGAACAGTTATTGTAGCTAGATCAGCTTGAGAAACCAACAAAACTAATCCTAGATATTTAATACAGCAACAAAGCCATgggaaaaaagagacaaatcaCTGAAATAAAAGGAATTCCAGCAGAGTGCCAGAGTCATGACATGCGGCATGATGAGGGTTTATTAATGGCGCTAACAGAAAATATGATATTAGACAGAGAGTACTGTATTgaacagagtcagagtcagaccATTTAAAAACAAGATATCTAGAGAACATTACAAGCACATCAAGAGAGTGATTTGAATCATTTACCACAGTCTAACCaactgaattgtttttattgatttcCTTGGCAAAATAATCAACTGTGTACAAGATCCCTTACACATGCAGGTTCTATTGTAAATAATCAACTCATCTCTTAGCACAGGCATCTCTAAACTAGCAAATATCAAAATCGGACATGACACGGTCACAAAACCTGAAGATCTTCCACTTTAAGTGCTTGTGTTCTTCTTACTGAGAtgatttctgctcaccatgattTTGAAGAGTGATTATTTCAGTTACTTTATCCTCCCTGGCAGTCTGAACCAATCTGATCAGTTACCTCTGATCTCCTTTATCAACAAGATGTTAGCCTGTAGATCTGATCATCACTGgaagtttttctgtttctgaaatacacaatCTAGTCCATCTGGCACAAACAACCATGCCACACTTACAGTTAAGTTCCTGACCTGATATGCTGTATatgattttgtgcattttgttgCTAACTAGCTGATTAGATAAGATCACACAGTTGTGTGATTGTGCAAGTGTTCCTAATGAAGTGGATGGTGAGTACATGcaaacatggtattagcttccactgctCTAACAGTGACACATGCTTCAGCAAAACCAGATGACAGACACCAGCTCAATAAAGCTGCCTATACGCAGCTTAAACAGGTTCCTAACATGGCTTACTGCCCTATTGGTATGGAAAGTGTGAAGGGACATGGCTGCAGGACGTAGCTGCAGAGACAACCatggcagccaatcagagaggAGACTATTACTCACTCTTCAGCAGAAGTAAGGTCGTGTTCATGTCGTGTTCAtgttcactctttctctcctctttacagatcacacacaattgggaagtcgtggcctaatggttagagagtttgactcctaaccctaaggttgtgggttcgagtcttgggccggcaataccacgactgaggtgcccttgagcaaggcaccgaaccccccccaactgctccccgagcACCGCatcataaatggctgcccactgctccgggtgtgtgtccacggtgtgtgtgttcactgctgtgtgtgtgcactttggatgggttaaatgcagagaacgaattctgagtatgggtcaccatacttagccgtatgtcacatcaatttttttcacttttcatgtCCATGTCAGAATTGTGTGTGATCTGTaaagaggagagagaatgaacatgaacatgaagaaaaaactTTATTGGAACATAATGccgtgtggagttttcatgctctccctgtgcctcagggtcACCCAGTTTCCTTCTCCCATCTAAAGACATGCTGCAAACATGGAACATCCTGGATATCCTGCATGTTCCCTGCCTTGTTCCCTGAATCTTAtgtgatagactccaggttccctttgtgtaggataagtgctacagaaaatgggtgggtataattaataaaactttaaaaaaaatatgtatgtatatataaatcaattcatcatcattaaattttaaaaataattccttGACCAATGCAGTAAGAGAACCACTTAAAATCAAGTCCTCTGTTCAATGTATTGTAAGTGATAAACCTAACCTTCATTCTAATCAGAGTTACAACAATGTGCAAACATTCACTTAAATCTAAGTGTTTATTCAATGGTGGCAACAGAGCTCCCATGATGCCCTGGGGTTACTGAGTCTGGTATAAAGATATAAAACCTTTACCTAAATGAATCTgaacaaaaagtgtgtgtgtgtgctgattacTTTGCcatattcgttcattcattcattcattttctaccgcttacccgaactacctcgggtcacagggagcctgtgcctatctcaggcgtcatcaggcatcaaggcaggatacatgctggacggagtgccaacccattgcagggcacacacacacacagtctcattcacTGACACAAtccacacactatggacaattttccagagatgccaatcaacctaccatgcatgtctttggaccaggggaggaaaccagagtacccggaggaaacccccgaggcacggggagaacatgcaaactccacacacacaaggcggaggtgggaatcaaacccccaaccctggaggtgtgaggcgaacgtgctaaccactaagccaccgtgccccccgtgtgtatatatatatatatatatatatatatatatatatatatgatatttataaAGTGTAGATTATTTAAGTAGACATATGACACATGATTTTTAAGACCATGGCTGATTAATGTTGATGAagtgcatttttatataattatatgtagATATGACACATTGTTATTAGAGTGTTTACTAAGGCTTGGATCTTGATATGAAGAAACTAATTGAATGATAGTAACTATGACTCATTTCGGGCTGGAAAACCCTGTGATTTAACTAATGGTTTGTTTTCATCCTCATACAGACAGGTGTTTAAGGGAACAGACACAAAACATTCAATTCATACCGTTTTCCCTCTTAGCCTTAACAAGTTTTCACAGTTatgttatatgtgtatatatatcattcattcatacattttctaccgcttatccgaactaccttaggtcacggggagcctgtgcctatctcaggcatcatcgggcatcaaggcaggatacaccctggacggagtgccaacccatcgcagggcacacgcacactctcattcactcacgcaatcacacactacggacaattttccagagatgccaatcaacctaccatgcatgtctttggaccgggggaggaaaccggagtacccggaggaaacccccgaggcacggggagaacatgcaaactccacacacacaaggcggaggtgggaatcaaacccccaaccctggaggtgtgaggcgaacgtgctaaccactaagccaccgtgccccccgtgtgtatatatatat
It includes:
- the med9 gene encoding mediator of RNA polymerase II transcription subunit 9, giving the protein MATPVSVVDDTEDYSFLPLIHDIIKCMDKDNQDVHTEINKLRQRIQDTREQILAMPGIDLSSEVQQNKLHTLRDQVRTKNQLLHKYKGLCMFDIPKPS